In Rutidosis leptorrhynchoides isolate AG116_Rl617_1_P2 chromosome 2, CSIRO_AGI_Rlap_v1, whole genome shotgun sequence, one genomic interval encodes:
- the LOC139888621 gene encoding uncharacterized protein: MTDELYNGQIYSKIASDVWKKLKETYDKIEGSVIFNLYQKLNSITHGGSSVSDYYQNLNSLWKQYDTMVQLPSCDLTSSKSFKDHTSLIKLIQFLMGLDDIYQPIRSNIVTRDPLPSVNTAFSIISREESHTKSNISNKKNTESSAFYTNSYKPNANQQFKELKCTKCGRTNHTIDKCFEVVGYPTRSGNLKCTKCGMTNHTVDKCFEVVGYSNNLRKKGFGSNNNFKCNTSKANNDTTGSSSSTPISLSNEQIMRLLSLLDDKGAVKPGVSNMAGNFENYNVFFNSQFDIFYKNNMISDNVENMHYGWIIDSGANQHMTNSINNFVSHNDVSDLNLTVSHPNGTKAKVSKIGNLRISNDIILKDVLVVPDYHVSLLSVHCLVRDNNLFVGFDNVACYIQDLVSKKTLVSGGLYFLTGNEKGIVGSSNITKVDKYSVDLWHCRLGHPAEQALMCLKHSLNLNKQSFNEPCDICHKAKQTRESFVNSNHKTTELGELVHLDVWGPYKNQFKRTVKCFRSDNGTEFVNSKVNDFMLSNGIVHQTSCAYTPQQNGPDDEGEDNEHQSEGSSETIPGDDTNDSSSADELDVNARSSSPTTTLNDDNTNPEGTNLQNQDSSYSFQHSVRRSQRNTSLP; the protein is encoded by the exons ATGACTGATGAACTTTACAATGGTCAAATTTATTCAAAAATTGCTTCTGATGTTTGGAAAAAGCTAAAAGAAACCTATGATAAAATAGAAGGGTCTGTGATATTCAATCTGTATCAAAAGCTGAATTCAATCACTCATGGTGGTAGTTCGGTTTCAGACTACTATCAAAATCTAAATTCTTTATGGAAACAATATGATACTATGGTACAACTTCCTAGTTGTGACCTTACTTCATCTAAATCTTTTAAAGATCACACCAGTTTAATAAAACTCATTCAGTTTTTAATGGGATTAGATGATATTTACCAGCCAATCAGAAGTAACATAGTTACCAGAGATCCACTGCCCTCAGTGAACACTGCTTTCTCTATTATTTCTAGAGAAGAATCGCACACAAAATCTAATATAAGTAATAAAAAGAATACTGAGTCATCTGCTTTTTACACTAACTCATACAAACCCAATGCTAATCAACAATTCAAAGAATTAAAATGCACCAAGTGTGGTAGAACAAATCATACTATTGACAAATGTTTTGAAGTTGTAGGGTATCCTACTAGGTCTGGAAATCTTAAATGTACCAAATGTGGTATGACCAATCACACTGTGGATAAATGTTTTGAAGTTGTTGGTTATTCTAACAATCTTAGAAAAAAGGGTTTTGGGTCTAACAACAATTTCAAGTGTAATACAAGTAAAGCTAATAATGACACTACAGGGAGTAGCTCTTCTACTCCTATTTCTTTAAGTAATGAGCAGATAATGAGATTATTGAGTCTTCTGGATGATAAGGGTGCTGTTAAACCTGGTGTTTCTAATATGGCAGGTAATTTTGAGAATTATAATGTGTTTTTCAACTCACAATttgatattttttataaaaataatatgattAGTGATAATGTTGAGAATATGCATTATGGGTGGATTATTGATTCTGGAGCTAACCAACACATGACAAATTCAATTAATAATTTTGTCTCACACAATGATGTGAGTGATTTGAATTTAACTGTTTCTCATCCTAATGGGACCAAAGCAAAAGTGAGTAAAATTGGTAATCTTAGAATTTCAAATGACATTATACTAAAAGATGTTTTGGTGGTTCCAGATTATCATGTGAGCCTTTTATCTGTTCACTGCTTGGTTAGGGATAATAATTTGTTTGTTGGTTTTGATAATGTTGCTTGTTATATCCAGGACTTGGTGTCCAAGAAGACCCTTGTGAGTGGTGGTTTATATTTTCTAACTGGAAATGAAAAAGGTATTGTTGGTAGTTCCAACATAACCAAAGTTGACAAATATTCTGTTGATTTGTGGCATTGCAGGCTGGGTCATCCAGCTGAGCAAGCTTTAATGTGTTTAAAACATAgtttaaacttaaataaacaaagttTTAATGAACCATGTGATATATGCCATAAGGCTAAACAGACTAGAGAATCTTTTGTTAACAGTAATCATAAAACAACTGAATTAGGAGAGTTAGTGCATCTTGATGTTTGGGGACCATATAAA AATCAGTTTAAAAGGACTGTCAAATGTTTCAGGTCAGATAATGGTACAGAGTTTGTAAATTCAAAAGTCAATGACTTTATGTTAAGTAATGGTATTGTTCACCAAACATCATGTGCATATACTCCTCAACAGAATGG TCCCGATGATGAAGGGGAAGATAATGAACATCAAAGTGAAGGTAGTAGTGAAACAATACCTGGTGATGACACAAATGATTCATCTAGTGCAGATGAGTTAGATGTGAATGCCAGGTCATCAAGTCCTACAACAACTCTTAATGATGATAACACTAACCCTGAGGGCACTAATTTACAAAATCAAGACTCATCTTATTCTTTTCAACACTCTGTTAGAAGATCTCAAAGGAACACTTCCTTGCCATAG